The genomic interval CAACTACCACACTGGAAGACATTAAGAAACTCTGCATGGAAGCGGTAGAATATGATTTTGCCGCAGTATGTATTCCTCCTCCCTTTGTAAAACTGGCGAAGACCTTTGTAGGCAGTACCACAACGAAGGTGGCTACCGTTACCGGGTTCCCTTTCGGGTATTCTGCTATAGAAGCAAAGGTGGCGGAAACGGTGCTGGCCATTGTGGATGAGGCAGACGAGATCGATATGGTAGCCAATATACTGGCCATCCGGAATAAGGACTGGGAATATGTGGAGAAAGAGATCGCAACCATTATGCCCATCATCCGTAACCATAAAAAGGTGATCAAAGTGATCATTGAAAGTGGCATATTATTGGAAG from Chitinophaga filiformis carries:
- the deoC gene encoding deoxyribose-phosphate aldolase — protein: MKLNRYIDHTVLKPTTTLEDIKKLCMEAVEYDFAAVCIPPPFVKLAKTFVGSTTTKVATVTGFPFGYSAIEAKVAETVLAIVDEADEIDMVANILAIRNKDWEYVEKEIATIMPIIRNHKKVIKVIIESGILLEEEIIQCCQLYAKYQVDFVKTSTGYAEKGATVAAVQLMRANLPANIQIKASGGIRTFAFAKELIDAGATRIGTSNGVALMKE